A genomic segment from Armatimonadota bacterium encodes:
- a CDS encoding DUF3795 domain-containing protein, translating to MTHAESSVSDVPPKQAPQDFAAICGLYWEGSAWYEALAATCGTQGEAGLEKICPVYSCAKEHRVEHCGLCPEFPCLLLVHFAAQSRGDDIRIFSAARRAELGDEVWAAWARQQRMWRDAYCPLRTLQVQKT from the coding sequence ATGACCCACGCCGAAAGTTCCGTGAGCGACGTCCCCCCCAAGCAGGCTCCGCAGGACTTCGCCGCCATCTGCGGCCTGTACTGGGAGGGCAGCGCCTGGTACGAGGCCCTGGCCGCCACCTGCGGGACCCAGGGTGAGGCCGGGCTGGAGAAGATCTGCCCCGTCTACTCCTGCGCCAAGGAGCACCGGGTGGAGCACTGCGGGCTGTGCCCGGAGTTCCCCTGCCTGCTCCTGGTGCACTTCGCCGCCCAGAGCCGGGGCGACGACATCCGGATCTTCTCCGCCGCCCGGCGGGCCGAACTCGGGGACGAGGTGTGGGCCGCGTGGGCCCGCCAGCAGAGGATGTGGCGGGACGCCTACTGTCCCCTGCGCACCCTGCAGGTGCAGAAGACGTAG
- a CDS encoding vitamin K epoxide reductase family protein, giving the protein MSRQSPHQRRAARPPGPSPDVWLTALAGLGVLLSGYLLYARAAHAPVYCPLGGGCDVVQSSRYAAVFGLPVALLGLVYYAALFVLGARPAPPKRRWSLAVPLAGVGVGASAVFVVVQQTVLRVTCSLCLLSALLTLALLAYLVIRQPAAAPSRSWAWAGGTALAAAVFLVAGYAASAPVSADQSYAAGLARHLAATGAKFYGAYWCPHCEDQKRMFGEAAALLPYIECDPRSPQGRPDLCAAAGIRAYPTWDIGGRRYEGVLSLEDLAALSGYPQERGR; this is encoded by the coding sequence GGCGCGGCCTCCGGGTCCGTCGCCCGACGTGTGGCTGACAGCCCTCGCGGGCCTGGGAGTCCTCCTCAGCGGCTACCTGCTGTACGCCCGCGCGGCCCACGCGCCGGTGTACTGCCCTCTGGGCGGCGGGTGCGACGTGGTGCAGTCCAGCCGGTACGCCGCCGTCTTCGGCTTGCCGGTGGCCTTGCTGGGACTTGTCTATTATGCCGCGCTCTTCGTTCTGGGAGCGCGCCCGGCGCCGCCGAAGCGGCGGTGGTCCCTGGCGGTGCCCCTGGCGGGGGTGGGAGTGGGGGCCTCGGCGGTCTTTGTGGTCGTCCAGCAGACGGTCCTCCGGGTGACCTGCAGTCTGTGCCTGCTGTCCGCCCTGCTGACGCTGGCCCTGCTCGCCTACCTCGTCATCCGTCAACCGGCCGCAGCCCCCAGCCGCAGCTGGGCCTGGGCCGGCGGGACGGCGCTGGCCGCGGCCGTCTTCCTGGTGGCCGGGTATGCGGCTTCCGCACCTGTGTCCGCCGACCAGTCCTATGCCGCCGGCCTGGCGCGCCACCTGGCGGCCACGGGGGCGAAGTTCTATGGAGCATACTGGTGCCCGCACTGCGAGGACCAGAAGAGGATGTTCGGGGAGGCCGCCGCCCTGCTGCCCTACATCGAGTGCGACCCTCGCTCCCCTCAGGGCCGGCCCGACCTCTGCGCCGCGGCCGGCATTCGGGCGTATCCCACCTGGGACATCGGCGGGCGGCGCTATGAAGGCGTCCTGTCGCTTGAGGACCTGGCCGCCCTCAGCGGCTACCCGCAGGAGAGGGGCCGGTAG